In Fragaria vesca subsp. vesca linkage group LG5, FraVesHawaii_1.0, whole genome shotgun sequence, the genomic stretch TAGCCAACTGCTTGTGATGTTTCATTTTTGGTTTATTGATTTCTGGGCACTTTCTTTTCAGAGGACATTTGGGGTGTCAACTCTTGAGAAAACAGCTAATGATGACTTCCGGAAACTTGCCTCTGCTATATATCTACAAGTTAGCATCATTAGCCAGGCCCTCATTTTTGTCACACGCTCTCGAGGTTGGTCCTTTCTTGAGCGGCCTGGAATGTTACTTTTTGTGGCTTTCCTGATAGCCCAGCTGGTGAGCTGATTTCAAAATAATTTCATTTTTCTCTTCATTTTGATTGATTTAAGAGGTAGCACTGAACTTTTGATCGTCCATTTTGAGCAGATTGCCACCTTGATAGCAGTGTATGCTAACTGGAGTTTTGCTGCAATCGAAGGGATTGGATGGGGTTGGGCTGGGGTGATCTGGCTCTATAATATCGTATTCTATATCCCACTGGATATCATAAAGTTCATGATACGCTATGCTCTCAGTGGGAAGGCTTGGGATCTTCTCATTGAGCAAAGGGTATGATTTTGCTTTCTTTAATTGTTTTACGTGACTAGGGACTTTCCTGTGAGCTGTGGTCTGAGGGATTGTTTTGTGTTCTAGATTGCTTTTACAAGGCAAAAGGACTTTGGCAAGGAACAACGTGAGCTTCAATGGGCACATGCACAAAGAACATTGCATGGTTTGCAACCACCAGATACCAAGATGTTTACTGAAAGAACACATTTCACTGAACTCAATCATATGGCTGAAGAAGCCAAAAGAAGAGCTGAAATCGCAAGGTGAGCAGCAATCTTTTGATACACTGATACAGAAAGTGGATTCTGACTGGCAATTCTGCTGTACTTTTGATTCCTATGTTGATGTTTAACTGCAAATTCATTTCTCGTGTAGGTTGAGAGAACTGCATACACTGAAAGGTCACGTAGAGTCAGTGGTGCGATTGAAGGGTCTCGACATCGACACAATTCAGCAAGCTTACACAGTCTAGTTCAGGGACAGTTTATTTTACTATAGCGTGACAGAATCCTAGTATTGCTGAGAGTAAAGACAGGTACTCGGCATGTTGTGAGTAACCTAGTAGAGAAATCCTTTTAAATTTGCTACTCTGCTTTCAGTTTATTTTTTGCATGTAAAATGAGTGCTGCAATCAGCTGTTTTCTGGTTCCTTTTCCTCTACCTCCTTATCCCCTTTTGTGATACTGATACATGCTCAATTAATCCAAACCATTCACGACATGTTTGCTTCACATTAAAATGAGACCAACCCTTTCAGGTTTCTCTCTTTTCTATTTTTCCCCACCCACGTAACTTCCACATAATTCAATGGCAAAATAGCACTGTGAGCTTGCATTAACCTTGTATTCCACGTTCAACAAGGTATACAACGTTCTTAAATTTGAAATACTAAGGACTGGTGAGTTTCTTTGCAAAGTTCCTCGTTGTGATGTTTACTAAATTTGAAGTTATGGTGAGAAGTATAGAACTCAATCGTTGGTGGATGGTAGGCTGGAGTGATTATTAATAATTCGAAATGTCTAAGAACTAAGTTGCATATACTAGGCTACCATAGAACACTACAAATTTGACTTGTTGAATACCAAGCGGCAAGCTTAATCATCTAGGCTGGTAAGTTGCGTAAGAGTGTTGTTGGACTATAACAATGTAGTACACGAGGGGTGCAGCCCATATTGGTACACTCACTAGACATTTCATTTCTTCCACTTGCTGCATGCTGCAAAGTCTTCATGGATTGGCTGCTTTTCTAGATCTTGTTTTCAATACAAGCGGCCAATCTAGATAAGATTACAAGCAACAACAACATTAGGATCTCTTCAGTCCCGGAATTACCAACACTTTCAGAAGTAACAAATTGCCTAAAATATAACAAGGCAAATCCCTTAAGATGAAACCTCTACATTTGTCCAGTCTAGTTTGGCACTCACCTGTATGTCATCAGTTTTTACCACAAAAAATTTACATAGAAGCGCCAAGGGAAACTCTTCAATATAAATGCCTGTCCTCAGAAAAGTGTACGTAGTCAGGATTCCAACATCAGAATTCCAAAACAATACCAATGACAGGAGCAATTCAAGCGAAACGAAACTGTACCTGAAACAAATGGTCACGCTTCGAGGCCACGCTACATGAAGGAAGTCTTTCTGGAACATACACAATACAAAATTTTCACTCAAACATAAAGAAGTAGAAAGCAATGTAACAAATCCCGAACAATTACACAAACTCACCTAAATCAGAGAAGCCCCAACAGCCCCCAAGTGTCGAGGCCGGCAATGGATAAGTGTCTCCATTCTAAAAATGAGCTGCTGAATAATAAGAAACAATGAAATCCAGAGACGCACACATCATTTCAAACAGTGAGCCCTTTTTTGAAAGCTCAAATGTTTTCGAAAACCCAGAAGGATTCGGCTCCTCTAAAGTGAGGAGTCTGTAAAGTTAGTTAAAGTTTATAAAATTTAGGCTTTCTATCTAATCCAAGGGTCTTAAGAATTGACATATCACTATTACTTTAATTTTTCATTTTTAGCCTAACCCCAGTTAACTTCTTGTTAACTATATCGTTAACTCCATAGAAAAAAAGAAGAAGAAAAACAATTCTCGTCATGGCACTCGTGTCTTTCTTCTATGCCTGACTTGTTGTGGTGTTGCTTGTTTCTCTCTACTTATGTCAGTCTTTCTTTTTGCTAGCCGTCTTTGATGGCGCTTTGCTGGTCATTGATGGTTAACATAATAACATTTAACGCCGGGTAAGGGAGGCATTGACTCTCATGTGAACAAAGTAAAAGTAGAGGCTGTAGAGCAGAACAGAGCCATAAACAAAGATAGTATCGATCTGAAGTGAATGGGATTAATTTAAAGGAAATGGAGTAGAGCAGGGCAGATAAATTTTGGTGGCGGAAAATCGAAATGGTTGTTAGCGAAGAAAAGAGATGAATTTTTTATTTTTTATAGTCTCGCGAGAGGACTATATTTGAGGTGTGGGGATTAAAATTTAAAAAAGGTGGGAACCATTCTTGTAAAAATAGAATCTGAGCAAAACCCAGACGAGATTATAGCCTGCCTAGACGAAGAGGTTAAACTCATGCATTTAACTGGGTTTTGCTATTCAATCTTTCAAATAGCCTTTAGGTTTTGCATTTTATCAATTAATTAAACACATAGATCAAGTAAATATCAAGAGCTCATTTACAGGAGGAACTCATTATCCACGGAAGAGTTTCCATGGAAGCACAGATCGAGAGGCAACAATGGAGCAAGTCAGGTGTCGAAGAAAGGCCGACAAAATCCTAGAGCTTTTTTTTGTTGTTAGGGTTAATGATAGTTACACAGAAGTTAACTGGGGTTTAGATTAAAAATGAAAAATTAATATAACAGTGATGTGTCAATTTTTAAGACCTTTGAATTTTGAATTAGATAAAAAACCTAGATTTTATAAATTTTAACTAACATCACCGACTCCTCACTTTAAAATTCGGATCCAACCGGGAAAGCTCAAATCTCTTTTCAAGAACCCATTTTTCATTCAAAGGCTCCATTTGTGTATCCAAATCGAATGCAAGGCCCTGATCACATTCCTCAGTTCTCTGCCACCTTAGTCGTCGTCAATGACGTCAGCTTCGTCTCTCAGGCCTTCCTTATCTCGAAGAAAGAAGCCGAGGCCTCAGCTGCCGGAATGGCACCGGAAAAGTATCTTGGTTGCCAACGCCAACAGCCCAAATTCCAAGTCTTTCTCATCCCCAGGTAACAACAGAGGTTTTAGCCTGGACTGATCAAGTAACTTCTGTAGTGGAATTTAGATTGTTTAACTTTGTGTCTTCAGTGAATTAAAGTTGGTAATGTGACCAAAGTTTGTGTAACTAAATCTTGGCTAGCTAGATTGGTGCTTTATGAAATTCTCATTTTGTTATCATTCTCAGTCTTGCATTGCGGGAGCTAGCCAACTGCTTGTGAGTTTTCATTTTTGGTTTATTAATTTCTGGGTTTTTTTTTTTTGGTAGGAGAGCATTTGGGGTGATTTGTACCAAGGAATGGTGAGTTTCTTTGCCAAGTTCCTTGTTCTGATTCGTACTAAATTTGAAGTTATGGTGAGAAGTGAGAAGTGAGTTGCATATATGGTGAGAACTCAATCGTTGGTGGATGGTAGGCTGGAGTGATTATTAATAATTCTAATGTAGAACTAAATTACATATACGAGGAATTCTCTATAGAACACTACTGATATAATTATTGAATACCAAGCTTCATCATCAAGCAGCATTTTTCTGAGGCTGTTTAGGCCACTTTCTCAGTAACTTCGACTTCAAGAGTACTATTATCGATCCCTGTACCTTTATACTGATACCAGCTTGCAATGAGCAAAAAGTATCCGAAGTTAACAGTGGCAATAGCAGTAATCAAGTAGTAATAGTAATCAAGCCTCCCCTTGTTGAGATCTTCCGGCAGCCAATTTCCGGTTGCAGCCCCCTCTGTGGCTCTGTGGACTACTGAAATCAAGAAACTATTCAAGTAATTTGAACCTGCCATTCCACAAAAGAAGAAAGACCCTGCAACGCTTCTCATGTTTTCAGGGAATTGCTTGTAGTAGAACTCAGTTTGACCAATGGCAGCGAATGCTTCTGCAAGTCCAGCCAATGCGAGCTGAGGAATTAACCAGAAGCCTGACATGGACGAAACGTTACTACCTGATAATGGTTTGGTTAGAGCTAATGACCTTCGACGCTCTTCTACGATTGCAGAGACTAACATGGAGACAATAGAGAGAAAAATGCCAGCTCCAATTCTTTGCAGCACTGTGATGCCTCCTTCTATCCCTGTGCGTCTTTGGAGAAATGGGACGACAAGTCGGTCATAGATAGGGATCCAAATGGTCATGGCTATCATCAAGAAGACATAGTAGGATGCAGCTGGGATCTCGAAGTGTTTTGTAAGTCTTCTATCACATTGAAGAGCTTGGTAAGTTGTATAGGAGTGTTGTTGGACTATAACAATATAGTACACGAGGGCTGCAGCCCATATTGGTAACAGTCTCACTAGACATTTCATTTCTTCTACTTGCTGCATGCTGCAAAGTCTCCATGGATTGGCTGCTGATCCATCTGTGTTTAATTTGTCTTCCGGCGTCAGGATTGCTGCTTTGTCAAGGCATCTAAGGGAGGTGATAATAACATGTCAGTTAGGGGACTTCTGATCAGAATTGTACNNNNNNNNNNNNNNNNNNNNNNNNNNNNNNNNNNNNNNNNNNNNNNNNNNNNNNNNNNNNNNNNNNNNNNNNNNNNNNNNNNNNNNNNNNNNNNNNNNNNNNNNNNNNNNNNNNNNNNNNNNNNNNNNNNNNNNNNNNNNNNNNNNNNNNNNNNNNNNNNNNNNNNNNNNNNNNNNNNNNNNNNNNNNNNNNNNNNNNNNNNNNNNNNNNNNNNNNNNNNNNNNNNNNNNNNNNNNNNNNNNNNNNNNNNNNNNNNNNNNNNNNNNNNNNNNNNNNNNNNNNNNNNNNNNNNNNNNNNNNNNNNNNNNNNNNNNNNNNNNNNNNNNNNNNNNNNNNNNNNNNNNNNNNNNNNNNNNNNNNNNNNNNNNNNNNNNNNNNNNNNNNNNNNNNNNNNNNNNNNNNNNNNNNNNNNNNNNNNNNNNNNNNNNNNNNNNNNNNNNNNNNNNNNNNNNNNNNNNNNNNNNNNNNNNNNNNNNNNNNNNNNNNNNNNNNNNNNNNNNNNNNNNNNNNNNNNNNNNNNNNNNNNNNNNNNNNNNNNNNNNNNNNNNNNNNNNNNNNNNNNNNNNNNNNNNNNNNNNNNNNNNNNNNNNNNNNNNNNNNNNNNNNNNNNNNNNNNNNNNNNNNNNNNNNNNNNNNNNNNNNNNNNNNNNNNNNNNNNNNNNNNNNNNNNNNNNNNNNNNNNNNNNNNNNNNNNNNNNNNNNNNNNNNNNNNNNNNNNNNNNNNNNNNNNNNNNNNNNNNNNNACTATGGACCTTATCAATAGTAAATATTCGAAGAAAAAAAAAATTGGTAGTATAATTCAAGTACCATTAAGGAAGCGACTGAAGCAAAAGCAATGGTCTTGAAACGACCCCAGTATGTGTCGGATACAAAAGCTCCAATCAAAGTAGCAAA encodes the following:
- the LOC101311582 gene encoding probable peptide/nitrate transporter At5g62680-like; this encodes MENSERESMVKVKVNEDQCSIAEEKVIYRGWKAMPFVIGNETFEKLGAIGTLSNLLVYLTKEFNMSSIRANTILSIFNGPTNFATLIGAFVSDTYWGRFKTIAFASVASLMVLELYYQFFITSLRCLDKAAILTPEDKLNTDGSAANPWRLCSMQQVEEMKCLVRLLPIWAAALVYYIVIVQQHSYTTYQALQCDRRLTKHFEIPAASYYVFLMIAMTIWIPIYDRLVVPFLQRRTGIEGGITVLQRIGAGIFLSIVSMLVSAIVEERRRSLALTKPLSGSNVSSMSGFWLIPQLALAGLAEAFAAIGQTEFYYKQFPENMRSVAGSFFFCGMAGSNYLNSFLISVVHRATEGAATGNWLPEDLNKGRLDYYYYLITAIATVNFGYFLLIASWYQYKGTGIDNSTLEVEVTEKVA